The region CCTGGTAAGTATCAGTTATCAACAGTGGGAGTGTGGGAAGAGGAGCAGCTGCCCCGATCTCATGAGCTACAATCCAGTACGAACGACTATCCCGAGGACAATTTCAGCAGGAAGAGTCAATCGACAGCCAGAAAAGATCTTTCATATTACCTGATTGCACAAGGTCTTTGTCTCACACCAATACTTGTAAAGAGAATCTCCACCTAGCGTTTATGTATCcaaaaaaatgtgaagatatGAGCTCTACTCAGGGTCCTGCATCCTGTAGCTCTCCAGCAGATTAAAATGGTAAGCAGTTTTATGATCCCCACTGCTGATTAATCTGCATGGTTTTTCTCCTAAGAAAGAGTACACGGAATTTATAAACTAttttggcttttccaggccaggtTGTAGTTGCTCAGAATGTCCAGACATTTTCTTCCCTcatgatttgaaaaattttatgcatctagatttcctttgttttctctcagagcgtgtgtgtgtttacctACGTATCTggacaggttttttttgtttttgtttttggttttttttggtggttggccagtacagggatccaagatTGTTTAAAGCAGCTTTGAATCCCACAGCTGTGAACATGGCTGTATTTTAGATACTCATTACTtgatgaaaacaacagaaaatagaaaacaagggtGGAGAACTTCTGAAATTCTCACCTGACACCAGTCCTAACCTGAGTGAATACGTTAAGCAATGCAGATAACGGTGGCTATAGGAGGAATCAAGCCAGCACGCTCAGTAATTTTTCAGTGTCGTTATTCTTCAGCAATTACGGTAATGAAGATTTCACACCAGTGCACGAAAATGTGCCTTTAAAACCTACTTCAGCTGAGCTAACTTGAAATCGGGCACTCTAGGAGGAGTCCAGATCCCTTTATACATCATatgcaaatttttattaaaaacatcttTCCCCTCTTTGTTAAAGGGCCACTGTAAGAAGTACAGACTTTCAAAGATTTTGAGACCCGCCCAGCCCAGGGAGGCACGCACATCAAGGGCTATCAGCACACCCGGGGTGCCCGTGGTTTCACCACTGTAGGCCGTACTTGCCCATCCAGCCCCACCCCCGGAGCCTGTCCGTTTATTCCTTGCAGCATATGGCATTCCAGATGCTCGGATAAGATCTGGTTGTGGCAGAGGTCAGACTCTCACCTCTCCATTTGCATGGGCCAAGGCTGCAGGATTGGGACCTGGGCCATTCCCTTCCTCCACCCGGGTCCACCCCAGCCACCCACCTTCTGTTCCATCCCACGGGGAAACAAGGTCTTTTCTCTCTGGGCCCTGCGCCTGCCTCTTGGTTCCAAGTAAAAATCAGAGGTCCCAAACTCAAACCAATCGGCTATCTTCGGTTCTCCTGAAGAGCCCTCATAACTTGACCTGGGTGGTGTCTTTTCTGGGCACAGTCCACCTGAGCTGCCCACGTGAAAGAACACGTTAACTGTCCTAGCATAGCACTTCCCACTGGTCACCGGAGCCCCCACCACCTCATGGCATGGGGCCTCCATGCTCTTGCCTCTGTCTTTAGTCTTCTCCTAAAGCAGGGGGTCACCTGATTTGGTCCTGGGCTCTATGACCTCCTAATGGCACTGTGATCACAAGTTGCAGTCCCTCTGGGAATGATGGATCCACATCTGGCTGCTTCCCCAACAGCAGCTGCAAAGCAGGTGACCAATCAAGTCCCCATCTGCACTGAGGCCACTTTCTCCAGCATGACTCCACCTGAGCACACTTTGCAAAAACGTGTGATATCAGAAACTCGGGGATGCTGGAAAGAAGGTGGAAAAGATAACCGCACTGGCCTCTTTGTCAAATCAAGCAAAAAAATAGGACCCACCAACACCACAGAGAACTGTGATATGTGGCATTTGTTTATTGAACTAGAAATGTAAGCCTGCTGCAAGCTCACAGCAACCATTCAGTCCCGAAGCAGTCATTTCTGATGAGATCCTGAAGCAGGTGCACAGAGCCACATGGGTGAAGGTGAGCAGCGTCGGGGCACGCTGCTCCCGAGTTCATCCCATCACAGAAAACAAGACATGCGTGTAAGGAATGTAGTTCTCTACAGCTGGGGTGTGCCTAAATTAAAATGGTTCAGATGGTACATACAGTTCTTCTGGCTTTATTAGGATAAACTGGAaatacttttgatatttttttagatgaaaataCAACCAGAATAAAACAGTATCCTGAGCCAGAGAGAGGGCCTCTAAGAGTCCCTAGAACAAAACCCTTTTCACTTGTTTTTAATCCCTTGAGCCAAAaacttattatttcttaaattgaaataattttcctttacatATGTTATGAGGCTCAATATTTCCTCCAGAACACGTTTATCATAATTGAAATCAACcagtggtattttttaaaaatcactaatgACACTAGTAGACTTTCAACATAATTGTTTTCAAAGGTCTTTgtccccaaaaaacaacaacaacaaaaccccagtACTTTTTATGAAAGCTCTTTCCATAGTGCTAGGCCAACAGCAAACACGCACAAAATGCTGGTtcactccttttcttttcctagtaGTGATGATTTACGCAAACTCAGGTCCCCTGGAATAAACAATACATGCTATCCTCTGAGCCTGACTTTCGCTGGCAATACCTTTGTCCCTTTATATTAAGTATGCCTGTATAAAACAGGTAGTAACAACATATCACGGGTCTGGCCTGCTGACGTGCCATGGACAGTTAAAACTAATATAGTAGTAATGATTTTGGCACTGATAAGAACAACTCTGTCCCTACCGTGACTGCCATGGCCACCTGGCTATTTGTCCCTGaatcctattttttcttttttcggtggCAGGCCAGTATGGagagccaaacccttgaccttggtattatcagtgcCATACTcgcccaagtgagctaaacagccagtccCTGAATCCTGTTCCAACCTCATCTGCAACCCTCTCTCCCTATCCACACAGCTCCAGCTACTGGCCTCTGCTACTTTTCCAACATGCCACCAGGCTCCCACCCAGGACCTGTGCACTGGCTAGCCCCCTTCCCAGCATGCCAGACAAAAACAGCGCTTGCTCCTCATGTCACTCTGGGTCTCTGCTCAATTATCACCTCATCAGAGCCCTCTCAATAATCACATGCCTTTgttttaacctctctatgcctttgccttgttttaattttcttaccaCTCGAAATATTACATTAAGAGTTGGGCAAAGTTTTTCTGTCAAGAGCCAGATAGTacatattttagactttgcaggctATATGGGCACTGTTGCAACTATCCAACTCTGCCGCTGTTGTGTGAAAGCCACCACAAACCATATGTAAATGAACAATGTGGCTGTAtttcaatgaaactttatttacaaaagcaagcagtgggccagatttgctGATCCTGTATtggatatatttgtttttgtgttgtctgtctctctctcctgtgtGAACATAAGCTCCCTCAGAGAAGGGCTCTATTCTGTTTCGTCTACCACTAGATTCTCAAGTGCCTGGGCAAGTTCTCGGGAGTTAAACACGTGATGGTTTTTGGTTGGCTTTCCTACCTTCTTCACTGACAGGTCATGGTCCAAGTCACTCCCTGAGTAGTCTTCGGGCTCCTGCTGCTCTTGTAGGTCCTTCATCTTGATCAGCAGCTCAGCTTTAGGGGCTGATATGCTGTAATAAGTGGAGTTGGTGGCCAGGGACATGGCTGCCGGCACACTCGGCTCCTCTTTCCTGGGTAAAGATGTCAGAATTTCAATTAGCTGCAACCATGCACACAGATGCCCCCTCAGCCCTGCTTCCTGGGTTGTGACAAATAAATGCTGGCACTAACATTAGGACACCTGCAAGTGAGATAAgacagccaaaaacaaacaaaacaggtgacgaagttaaaactaaaaaataaaactttgccaAATGGATACTAATAAAGTCTGTGaaatgtagttgtttttttttttttttctttcttttttttaaaagacaaccggtaaggggaccttaacccttggcttggtgtcgtcaagaccacgctcagccagtgagcgaaccggccatccctatataggaatccgaacccatggccttggtgttatcagcaccacactctcctgagtgagccacgggccggccctgaaatgtagtttttttaaaaggccaaaaaACTTGAATGAGCAGGGACATCCAAAAATCTCTGCTGGGGAGATGAAAGCACAGACTGTCCCCTCCTGGAGTCTGGGGTCTGTGTGGCTGAGGCCGTGTATGGCACAATCTGCAAAAGCCAGTCCCAAGCACCCTCCTACCAGCAGCCACAGTCGCTCCTTCTTGCTGATTCTAGTgtgtcctctttctccttctctgccgCATTTCATGGGCACTGCACCCTACAGTACATGACTGATGCTTGTGGTGACGGAGCGGGCAGAAACAGCAGGGAAGATGCCACCACACACGCCTTTGCGTCAAATGAGTGAAGGAGAGAGACCTGACAGTGGTACTTTCAAAACTAACAAGACGAATTTGTTCAAGCAGgtgcaaataaattttataagcCCAACTTGTTAAGAAACACAGATACTCAGTCTAAGCCTTCTGTCCTCTTATGCTGGGGTCTCTCACGTCAGAACTCCCCCCACAGTTGTCTGTGGTGGGGCCGTCCTGTGCTCTGCAGGATGCTGAGCAGCATTCCTGGGCTCCACCCACTGGATGCCAGGAGCTCCCCTCCACACACAGAGTATGACATTGTCAACTGTCCCCTGGGGCAGACAATGGCCCCCGCTGAGAACTGTTGCCTTACAAGAAAGGAGAGCTGTGGGCATCATGATAAATCACACGGGCCTCCAGCCAGCAAAGCTCAGCGGGCTGCAAAGCACGTGTGTTTCCACGCCTTTGCCACCCACCGAAGTCTTCATCCCCAGGGACAAGGTCTCTGACCCTTAGCTTTACTTTCAGTAGGCTCataaaaaaagctaaaaagttCTCAGCATTGGGGAACACTCATAAAAACCTGCCCCCCCCAAAGAGCAGTCATGAGAACAGAGAAACAGACACGCACCCCTCTCCCTTTTAAGCCTTAAGATGCCGGCAGAATCATGCACAAACTGGAAACGAGCATCTACTTACTTCTCCTCTGCGGTCCTCGGGGAGGGGACCTTGGGGAGCAGCTTCCTCCGCTGCTGGGCTTCTTCCAGGAGGTGCTCGTCCTTGGGGAAGATCCCTTCCATCAAGTCCATGGTGGTTTTAATCTTTGCACTGGGATCCAGGATATCGGCCAAGGACTTATCCTTCCCCACGATCTCCCTGGCCAGTGCCTCTGACTTCAGCTCTTCCACGGTCTTCTCTTTGGCCCTCACGTAGCCTAGACCGGGAAGGGGGCAGGGGTGCTGGGGGGCTTGGGCTCAGGGCCCTGCCGCGTGTACACGCAGAAGCGGGAGTAGGACTGCTCCGGCGTGCTCAGCGTCTTGATCTGGTGTCTCTCCAGGCCGCTGGGCAGGGCGGGCGGCTCGGCTGGGCACGCCAGACTCTGGCGGCTCTCCTTCTCGGGCCGGCTCTCCGAGTGCACGATCTTGATGGGCACCATCTTCACCGTGGTGTTGTTGCCCATCACCCGCTCGATTCTGAAACAGAAGAGCCTCTGCTGACATCGCAAAGCATGCTCTGGGCACCGACTCCAATCCAGGACTCTGACTGGTGGGTCCCCCCCTTACAGATGGTGCACCTGACTCCAAGACCCAACCTGTcccagggaggcagaggaggtCAAGCTCCCTCCCACCCCTACCTTAGTCTCCCCACTCTCAGCAGTCTGACTCGTTTCCATTCTCAAACTGTCCACCTCACACCTACAGGCGTCTGAGGGCATCTTCCTGCGGTTTACTGGTGATAGGAGGgtggtttaatttccatttgtttttatttcagtgagaATGCAAACTTGAAGTCCCACTCAGTTACATTTTCTCTTGTAGGGAAATCCATAGTGGATAGACGTTTTTGCAGAATTATTGTTATTGCCTTAAGCCAGTGTTCCTCAAAGCAGGTTGGCACACACCTGCGTGCTGCAGCGTGGTGTCCGGGGCCGCGAGAATGCCTGTCAGGAGGGGCTGTGTCTGGAGGCCCCCTCGGAAGCTTCCTCCTGTGCTGGCGGGTGCTGCATCCCACCGCACCTGCCTTCCACCTCCCACACTCCTGGCCCCCTCCCTGTGCGCGGTTCACACACCAGAGGGACAAGGATCCCACAGCCAATAGGGAGCTCCCGGTGCAGTGTCATTCTCAGTGCCTCACAAAAGGCACGCATTCCTGCTTTAAAAAGAGTTTCTCAGTGAAAGGTCATGGGGAGGTACCTAAAGcacctggggcagggagaggtcaGGAAGAACCCTCCCTGCCCATGCTGCTGTGCCTCATCTGCGACAACACCAGTGCCGGCTGCTCTCAGCTGCACCATGCTGGACCACACATAGGGGACTGTGACATAGGCTGCCAGGACCAAGATCTTTTCAAGGTATTTTGAAAGGACATATTGGAGAAAAGAGAGCCATCTGCTGGTgtccaggaaggaaagaaaaaacaagtcaaACAAGCAACGCAAACTCAGGACATGTTTCTGACTCTGACCTGCAAATCACTTCTACAATGTGAGCTAATGGACCCAATTTTCTGCAGCATGAGGGAAGTGGTGGTGCTCTGAATTAAGTGCTGTTTCTCACCCTTTCACCGCCGATTAGGAGCACAGCATGGTTCTTTCTCTACACATAAGGGTGTGCTGTgcaggttaaaataaaataattttgtattttcttccctctcttcagTAGTAACCTCTGAAGAGCTGATGTTTTCTATCTAGGTGCTCCTACACAGTCCCCGTAACTCCCTCCCtgtgagtaaattttaaaaagtctaaccCTGTGGAAAACACCGTTTAGATACATCAAACTTAAGAAGGGAAATCCTGCCGTCTTATCCAAGCTAGGACGGACAAAAACCCTTCGCACCCGTGTCACTCCAGACTCAGAAACTCTGACCACTTGTTACTGACGTTAAGCCGGATGGTATTTCTATCTTCCCCTCTTTGTGCAGAAATTTGTTTCCCAGTGAAGGAAAGCAtgatagaaaaaattaaacaacaaaatcaaatctTCCACAGTTTAACATAGACTTTCCAACAAAGCATCTATTTCTGGTCACTCTCTCCTTCTTGAGAATGGTCAAGACTTCCACATTATAGAAGTCTGATGAACGTTTACTTCAAAACAAGGACAAGATGCAGTGGATTCGGCCTTACCGCCACCAGGCCCCATCAATTCCTAATGGAAAGGTGGTACTgggaggaggggggaaagaggggaGGCCAAGATCCGGCCCCTCCCTACAGGCTAGCCCCCACCTCAACCTGTCCCACAGCCCCACTAACACTGAGGAGGCTGAGTGGAGGGCAAGAACGCCGCCAAGGGAACGGAAGCAGCCTGCGGGCTTGGCCACACGTGCTGCTGCTCGCAGGTGCAGGCTTTCGTGAAGACTCTCCCGAGCCCACTTCTGCGAGCAATCAAATCTCTACCTTCACTGCCGGAACGGAAGATGCTGCTGGCCCCATCGCCATTCTGTTCTTTAAAAGTCCAAACTAAACACAATCAAAAAcctcagagaattttaaaaggtttaaaagtAAGCTTGCTCGTTTTAGGACAGGCACGGATACATTTTTATCTGGAATGACTGACTACTCAGAGGGCAGGGACgtcttgttctctccttctctgcatTCTTACTGCTGAGCTGCTCGAGAAATATCTGTGGGATTTGTGGTGCCTGGCACGGGCCGTACATGCAacagatggagagaaacagaaaggagggACACAGAGACAGGCTGGTGGCTAGTGCTCAGGAAATCAAGGCAGTCACTGTAGGTCAGGACCAGGAGAGTGCCTCTGAGCTGAGGCCGCTGAGGAGGTCACGCCACAGCCAGTCCCTTGCCTGCAGATAGAGTGGAGGACTCCTGGTGACTGGTAATTGGGATTCCATGTTTTCATACCAGGACTCACCAACAGCACACATCTTGGGGGTGGTGACATTTAACTCAATGCATTATGAGCGAGTTCCCTGGTATCAAGTTTCGTGAGTGGCACTGCTGCCATCTACTGACTGCATTCccggaaaagaatagagagaacaCAGGGACTGCTCCAAGCGCCCACCCGGAACGCTGTGCGTGCCTATACGGCAGCGGACGCAGGTTCAAGGACAGCATCAGAGCCTGACAAGTAGGGTAAAACCACCTTTGTGGACCCTAAGGACATCGGATGGGAACACTAATAATGCAAATGCCCAAAGATTCCTCCTCAGCAAGTGCTGTCACTGCTTGTTAGAGTCCCTCTCAACCCATAGAGGAGATAGAGTGAGAAAACCCACACTCACTAGAATACCACCCACCTCCTGGAGCCCACACCAAGCAAGTTCCTCAACGGAGAGCACTGCAGTCACACTAGCTCCCTGATGGCACCCAGAGGGGAACTAGGCCAACTCGACTGCAAAGATATCACACCTTTTACCCACTACACAGACCTCTCTGTTGCTTTTCCTTCTGCTATGGTGTGAATGTTTGTCtctcaaaattcatattaaaatccTCAACCCCAATGGGACGGTAATAAGACaaggggcctttaggaggtgatgaggtcatgagtggagcccccatgaatgggattagtgcccttgtaaaagagaccccggagagctccctcacccctacCACCATGTGGAGGGAGACAGAGCGAGAAGGCACCGTCTATGAATCAAAAAatggctctcaccagacaccaaatttgccacacattgatcttgaactttcagcctccagaagtatgagaaatgcatttctgtttgtaagccacccagtttatggtattttattatcaCAGACTGAATGGACTAAGACCTTTCTTCCAGAACTAACAATGTTaccaattgaaaaaatatttaagtgataTCTACATTTTAAGTGATAAAGCACAGTTTAGGACCACAGATAAAGCTGTAGTTGTGATGCCACACTTGGAGATACAGGACAGTATCAATAATGTCCTTTCACTGTTAAGTTctttggaaactaaaaaaaaaaaaaaaaaaagtctcgaGACTCCAGAGCAGTGAGGTCCGACAGaacttcctgtggtgaccagaAATCCCCGAGTGACTGGAACCATGGCACCCATTGATCTGGAATGTCCCTCTTAGTCCCTTTGTGAGATCTGTACTGTAAGTCACTGAATTTTTGGAATCTCATTTCTAAAACAGGCTAGCCTTCACTCTACCTCACAGAGATTCCTAACTCACTTCTCAGCTAAGTAGACTCTAAGCTGATCAACatttaaatgcaaaagaatgatgtgtgggagattttttttttgcatattttatttatttatttgtttgtttgttggttggttggtttattttcacatttatttgtacatatttctggggtacagtgtgctgtttcaatacatgcacatactgcgcAATGATTCAGTTACGGTAGACAGCATAGTATTGTACCCATTAGTCgcccttttttccccttcttcttccACCACCCACCCCCCTGCCTGTGGTacccattattctactctctacttctatgagaaccacttttttttttaactccacatgagtgagatcaagcagtatttatctttttgtgcctgacttcacttaacatgatggtttccagttccatccatgttgctgcaaatgataggatatcattttaaaaaaatagctgagtagtaatccattgtgggtataccacagggtttttttgtttgttttttatgcatTCCTTcgctgatggacattcaggttgattccatctctgagcattgtgaatagtgctgtgatgaacatgggagtgtaggtgtctttttgatgtattgatttcattccctttgggtatatacacggTAGTGTGGCAGCTGGGTCCTGAAgcagatctattttcagttctctgaggaacctccacactgctttccacagtggctgtaccaatttacactcccaccaacaatgtaggagactttttttttctctgcatcgttgccagcagttgttattttctgtcttgttgataatagccgtCCTAACTGGtttgagatgatacctcattgtggttttaatttgcatttccctggtgattagtgattggggcattttttcatgtgcttgttgcccatttgtatatcttcttttggaaaatgtctgtccaggtcctttgcccatttcttaattgggttatctgggttttttgctgttgagttgttttagttccttatgTGTTccaatttgcaaacactttctcccattctttaggttgtctcttcactttgttgattgtgtcccttgctgtgcagacgctttttagtttgattagtcccatttatgtatttttttctttagttgcctgtgcctttgtagtcttgtttgaAAAAGTGCTGCCGGCTCtttgggagattttttaaaagcttttttgtattaaaaaattattgtatatatttaaggtatacaacttgatgatttgatatacattgtgaaataatcacatgGTGATTGAAATTTCATACTGTGAAATAAtcacaatcaaactaattaaaTATTCGTCACctcacatacatttttttctatgtggtgagaacactcaggatataccctcttagcaaatttcaagtgtacagtacaatattcttgccaaaatcaccatgctgtacatgagatctctagaacttactcatttgGCATAACTGGAACTGTGCACCCCCTGACCAACATctctctatttctccctcctcccagccctggtaacttctattctctttggtatcagggtgttgcCGGCCTCATAAAAATGAGCTTGTTTCTGGCTATGTCCCCCCATCAAAGCTTAGCTCCTGTTAGTACAGTTCACTTCCAGGGCTCTGCTCAGTCCCGTGAAGTCAGAAATTGTGAAGGGTCTGAGGCTTTTCCCCAGCTGCCAGCTAACAAGGTAGCCTGGCCCAGTCTCATGTTCATATCCAGAGTCAGGACCCTGGAGCCCTGGTCAGAGACGCAGACTGTTTATTATTCACAGCAAAAAGCAGCAGCCCAAGCAACGTCTTGGGTTGGTACCCAACACCCCAGTTCCCACAGGCCATGTCGGGAGGGCCAGGCATTCACCTGTAGGAGCACGGGTTGCCCCACTGGAGACGAACCCCGAACTGAGCTTTTGTCAGGGCTACTAATGGCCTGCAGGTCCTTCCCTCCAGAGAGGACTCATTACCTGGAATGCCACTATACCCCTCAGGGGCTGAGGAGAAAGGTCTCTAGGTTTGCGACATTGGAAGGCAAGCCAAAGTCTCCCCGGGAGGGGAAGGAGCAGGCTTTAGAGGCTTGGAATGCCTCTGAAGAGGGAGATTGTCCCTATCTTTATTAGGTCCCTATGTCTAGCTCCAGAGGCTGGTTGTGCCTCGAGCAAAGCTCGTTAGTGCCTTTTGCTCCAAACACCCAGACCCTGCAGGAATGCTGACAAATCCAGGGAGATTTGTCACCACACACACTCCTTGCCACTTCAGGCCTGTGGTGCTGAGCACTGCCACTGTTGCCAGCCTTAGGTACCGAACCTGCCCATGCTTTTAGAAACAGTCCCTTTATTAAGCTCTCCTTAAATTACCTGGTTTGGGCATGCCACGTGCTTCCTGTAGAAACCCTATCTgaatcaaaatatacaaaacatggaaaaacacaaagaaccTAATGGGATGATAATCAAAGGCTTTGGAGAGGAAATTCACAAAAGACAAAACCTTGCTGGCCAGCAAGCACGAAAATATGCTCAACCTCAAAGGTGCTTAAGCCACGTCTCCTACCACACAGTGGTGGCCAGGATGTGAGGAAGTGGGACTCTCGTTTACTACTGGCCGAATTGGAAAGCAGAGTGATGTGGGAGGACAACTCGGCCGTATCTCGTAGAACCGAGGA is a window of Cynocephalus volans isolate mCynVol1 chromosome X, mCynVol1.pri, whole genome shotgun sequence DNA encoding:
- the LOC134367143 gene encoding LOW QUALITY PROTEIN: protein Shroom2-like (The sequence of the model RefSeq protein was modified relative to this genomic sequence to represent the inferred CDS: inserted 1 base in 1 codon), which codes for MPKPGSVPKAGNSGSAQHHRPEVARSVCGDKSPWICQIERVMGNNTTVKMVPIKIVHSESRPEKESRQSLACPAEPPALPSGLERHQIKTLSTPEQSYSRFCVYTRQGPEPKPPSTPAPXPGLGYVRAKEKTVEELKSEALAREIVGKDKSLADILDPSAKIKTTMDLMEGIFPKDEHLLEEAQQRRKLLPKVPSPRTAEEKKEEPSVPAAMSLATNSTYYSISAPKAELLIKMKDLQEQQEPEDYSGSDLDHDLSVKKQELIESIGRKLQVLREARESLLEDIQANNALGDEVEAIAKDVCKPNEFDKFRMFIGDLDKVVNLLLSLSGRLARVENALNNLDDSPSPGDRQSLLEKQRVLIQQHQDAKELKENLDRRERVVFDILASYLGEDSLTDYEHFVKMKSALIIEQRELEDKIRLGEEQLKCLSDSLQPERGK